The following coding sequences are from one Danaus plexippus chromosome 13 unlocalized genomic scaffold, MEX_DaPlex mxdp_15, whole genome shotgun sequence window:
- the LOC116770098 gene encoding PAN2-PAN3 deadenylation complex catalytic subunit PAN2 isoform X1, translated as MAFHYSDGNVSSEHLMNDHYQPDYSQPYVLQSQEAEYELRSNVLVDGGDRFGVSAAVFDKYEELIWMGNQGGHVTSYYGPTMQKYTSFQVHATEEIRDILTVDKGIYLLTKSILRHQIRRGIPKFTHKSPNMVDMQCLLQVNESKVLMGGHQDKLLDFDLVKMMETVINVPEEGCAVIRSGGGSLIACGSANGMVSLRDIRCPGIAEHSFMAHTACLSDLDMQGDLLVTCGFTQSGAVAVADPYVVVWDVRHMKGNTVWSIPTMSPPLLLHFVPSVSGRAVALAGDGNVTLLHVNETHESEYQSVFQVDTQNSLCSVMDVSSTSQAMVFGDQAGRLHLFSPQHNNEPVFNNFSRATEFADPPPNLPYASFEDNSFSYSSVPLPPLASGSKWFNELPPEFFTNVYRKPKPIDQEVLRTMKMQGPIGYAPNPRTHRRNQMPYIEEDLQDIENPGVDRRNPQQPIPRYYLKTELRFDRNGENCEQENINETGLPGIQSTVPNSYCNPMLQVLYYIPPLKATLLAHTCAKEFCLSCELGFLFRALDSSGGAACRATNFLRAFRTVPEAAALGLILPERTTPRIDVATLVQSWNRFILHQMHAEILETRRKEKELAYLTQRIRLVRPGNKAVQKLLNGEIDEFELDMQFLDPTLAEKKDYDENWHNDTTFLNRPPQAECEELLEAPQTPDIEEPPPPIEDSEISQLFAIARQQINRCMKCNKEEERDTVVLACALQYSAGVGFLELVSASLASRRATPAWCETCARFTPTTQVARILRLPPILAINCGGMTAQEKAFWSRGGQKSTPEVIKRGGSGKPCRYGLHCARPGCRFKHPESRPSATPQSNAQDNGCILPHHLNIRLQPDGEVVITDKANATTDLKSDFKRRYQCENYSLHAAVVCVEDNPRNLVAYVKIPDEKGDQRWYLFNDLNIVQVSPEEVVSFSCWWKWPCVLFYSTQRAVGTS; from the exons ATGGCGTTTCACTATTCGGATGGTAACGTTTCTTCCGAACATCTTATGAATG ATCATTATCAACCAGATTATTCCCAACCATATGTCTTGCAAAGTCAAGAGGCAGAATATGAGTTGCGTAGCAATGTGCTTGTTGACGGTGGAGATAGATTCGGTGTATCAGCTGCTGTCTTTGATAAGTATGAGGAGTTGATATGGATGGGAAACCAAGGT GGCCATGTAACATCATATTATGGGCCAACTATGCAAAAGTATACTTCCTTCCAAGTTCATGCGACTGAAGAAATACGAGATATACTGACCGTTGACAAAGGCATCTACTTGCTTACAAAATCTATTCTACGTCATCAAATACGCAGAGGAATACCAAAATTTACTCATAA ATCTCCGAATATGGTTGACATGCAGTGTCTTCTGCAAGTGAATGAGTCTAAGGTACTTATGGGGGGACATCAAGATAAACTCCTCGATTTTGATCTTGTTAAGATGATGGAGACTGTGATT AATGTTCCAGAAGAAGGTTGCGCTGTTATACGAAGTGGGGGCGGGTCTCTTATAGCCTGTGGGAGTGCTAATGGCATGGTCTCCCTTCGTGATATACGATGTCCTGGTATAGCTGAACATAGCTTCATGGCCCACACCGCCTGTCTATCAGATTTGGACATGCAAGGAGATTTACTTGTGACTTGTGGATTCACTCAGTC tgGTGCGGTGGCTGTAGCGGACCCATATGTTGTAGTTTGGGATGTGCGTCACATGAAGGGGAACACAGTGTGGTCAATCCCGACGATGTCACCACCATTGTTATTACACTTTGTGCCGTCAGTGTCCGGCAGAGCTGTAGCTTTGGCCGGTGATGGGAATGTCACATTGTTACATGTCAATGAAACGCATGAATCTGAATACCAGTCAGTTTTCCag GTTGACACTCAGAACTCCTTGTGCAGTGTGATGGATGTGTCTTCCACGAGTCAGGCTATGGTGTTTGGAGATCAGGCCGGTCGTTTGCATCTTTTCTCTCCTCAACACAATAACGAACCCGTCTTCAATAACTTTTCCAG AGCCACCGAGTTCGCTGACCCTCCTCCCAACCTGCCGTACGCCAGTTTTGAAGACAACTCTTTCTCGTACTCGTCAGTTCCGCTGCCGCCGCTCGCCTCCGGCTCCAAATGGTTCAATGAACTGCCACCCGAATTCTTCACGAACGTATACAG AAAGCCTAAGCCTATTGATCAAGAAGTATTACGAACAATGAAGATGCAGGGTCCGATAGGTTACGCGCCTAATCCAAGGACGCACAGACGTAATCag atgcCATACATAGAAGAAGATTTGCAAGACATCGAAAATCCAGGAGTAGATCGTCGTAACCCGCAGCAACCAATACCCAGATATTATTTgaag acgGAGTTACGTTTCGATCGAAATGGAGAAAATTGCgaacaagaaaatattaacgaaACTGGTCTGCCGGGCATACAGAGCACTGTGCCCAATTCATATTGCAATCCAATGTTACAG gttttatattacataccgCCGTTAAAAGCCACATTATTGGCTCACACTTGCGCCAAGGAGTTCTGTCTCAGCTGCGAATTAG GTTTTCTATTCCGTGCCCTGGACTCCTCCGGGGGCGCCGCGTGTCGCGCTACCAACTTCCTCCGAGCGTTCAGAACGGTGCCGGAGGCTGCGGCGCTCGGACTCATCCTGCCTGAACGCACCACGCCCAGGATAGATGTCGCCACCCTCGTTCAG AGTTGGAACCGTTTCATCTTACATCAAATGCACGCGGAGATACTGGAAACGCGGAGGAAGGAAAAGGAACTGGCGTATCTGACGCAGAGGATAAGATTAGTGAGACCCGGCAACAAGGCGGTGCAGAAGCTGTTGAACGGAGAAATAGACGAGTTCGAGTTGGACATGCAGTTCCTGGACCCCACGTTGGCTGAGAAGAAAGACTACGACGAGAACTGGCACAATGACACCA caTTTCTGAACCGTCCGCCTCAAGCGGAGTGTGAGGAGCTGTTAGAAGCTCCACAGACGCCCGACATAGAGGAACCCCCGCCTCCGATAGAGGACTCGGAGATATCACAACTGTTTGCGATCGCGAGGCAACAGATTAACCGATGCATGAAATGCAACAAGGAG GAAGAACGCGATACAGTAGTATTGGCATGCGCTCTGCAGTATAGCGCGGGGGTGGGGTTTTTAGAGCTAGTGAGCGCTTCGCTTGCCTCCCGGCGCGCCACGCCCGCCTGGTGTGAGACCTGCGCGCGGTTCACACCCACCACGCAGGTCGCTAGGATACTCAG ATTGCCACCCATACTCGCAATTAACTGTGGCGGAATGACAGCACAGGAAAAAGCATTCTGGTCGAGAGGTGGACAAAAATCAACG CCAGAAGTTATTAAAAGAGGGGGCAGTGGGAAGCCTTGTAGGTACGGGCTACACTGTGCAAGACCTGGCTGTAGATTTAAACACCCGGAGAG CAGACCTTCCGCGACCCCTCAGAGCAACGCTCAAGATAATGGCTGTATACTCCCACATCACCTGAACATTAGACTGCAACCGGACGGTGAAGTTGTCATAACAGATAAG GCCAACGCCACCACTGACTTGAAGTCCGACTTCAAGCGC
- the LOC116770098 gene encoding PAN2-PAN3 deadenylation complex catalytic subunit PAN2 isoform X2, whose product MAFHYSDGNVSSEHLMNDHYQPDYSQPYVLQSQEAEYELRSNVLVDGGDRFGVSAAVFDKYEELIWMGNQGGHVTSYYGPTMQKYTSFQVHATEEIRDILTVDKGIYLLTKSILRHQIRRGIPKFTHKSPNMVDMQCLLQVNESKVLMGGHQDKLLDFDLVKMMETVINVPEEGCAVIRSGGGSLIACGSANGMVSLRDIRCPGIAEHSFMAHTACLSDLDMQGDLLVTCGFTQSGAVAVADPYVVVWDVRHMKGNTVWSIPTMSPPLLLHFVPSVSGRAVALAGDGNVTLLHVNETHESEYQSVFQVDTQNSLCSVMDVSSTSQAMVFGDQAGRLHLFSPQHNNEPVFNNFSRATEFADPPPNLPYASFEDNSFSYSSVPLPPLASGSKWFNELPPEFFTNVYRKPKPIDQEVLRTMKMQGPIGYAPNPRTHRRNQMPYIEEDLQDIENPGVDRRNPQQPIPRYYLKTELRFDRNGENCEQENINETGLPGIQSTVPNSYCNPMLQVLYYIPPLKATLLAHTCAKEFCLSCELGFLFRALDSSGGAACRATNFLRAFRTVPEAAALGLILPERTTPRIDVATLVQSWNRFILHQMHAEILETRRKEKELAYLTQRIRLVRPGNKAVQKLLNGEIDEFELDMQFLDPTLAEKKDYDENWHNDTTFLNRPPQAECEELLEAPQTPDIEEPPPPIEDSEISQLFAIARQQINRCMKCNKEEERDTVVLACALQYSAGVGFLELVSASLASRRATPAWCETCARFTPTTQVARILRLPPILAINCGGMTAQEKAFWSRGGQKSTPEVIKRGGSGKPCRYGLHCARPGCRFKHPERPSATPQSNAQDNGCILPHHLNIRLQPDGEVVITDKANATTDLKSDFKRRYQCENYSLHAAVVCVEDNPRNLVAYVKIPDEKGDQRWYLFNDLNIVQVSPEEVVSFSCWWKWPCVLFYSTQRAVGTS is encoded by the exons ATGGCGTTTCACTATTCGGATGGTAACGTTTCTTCCGAACATCTTATGAATG ATCATTATCAACCAGATTATTCCCAACCATATGTCTTGCAAAGTCAAGAGGCAGAATATGAGTTGCGTAGCAATGTGCTTGTTGACGGTGGAGATAGATTCGGTGTATCAGCTGCTGTCTTTGATAAGTATGAGGAGTTGATATGGATGGGAAACCAAGGT GGCCATGTAACATCATATTATGGGCCAACTATGCAAAAGTATACTTCCTTCCAAGTTCATGCGACTGAAGAAATACGAGATATACTGACCGTTGACAAAGGCATCTACTTGCTTACAAAATCTATTCTACGTCATCAAATACGCAGAGGAATACCAAAATTTACTCATAA ATCTCCGAATATGGTTGACATGCAGTGTCTTCTGCAAGTGAATGAGTCTAAGGTACTTATGGGGGGACATCAAGATAAACTCCTCGATTTTGATCTTGTTAAGATGATGGAGACTGTGATT AATGTTCCAGAAGAAGGTTGCGCTGTTATACGAAGTGGGGGCGGGTCTCTTATAGCCTGTGGGAGTGCTAATGGCATGGTCTCCCTTCGTGATATACGATGTCCTGGTATAGCTGAACATAGCTTCATGGCCCACACCGCCTGTCTATCAGATTTGGACATGCAAGGAGATTTACTTGTGACTTGTGGATTCACTCAGTC tgGTGCGGTGGCTGTAGCGGACCCATATGTTGTAGTTTGGGATGTGCGTCACATGAAGGGGAACACAGTGTGGTCAATCCCGACGATGTCACCACCATTGTTATTACACTTTGTGCCGTCAGTGTCCGGCAGAGCTGTAGCTTTGGCCGGTGATGGGAATGTCACATTGTTACATGTCAATGAAACGCATGAATCTGAATACCAGTCAGTTTTCCag GTTGACACTCAGAACTCCTTGTGCAGTGTGATGGATGTGTCTTCCACGAGTCAGGCTATGGTGTTTGGAGATCAGGCCGGTCGTTTGCATCTTTTCTCTCCTCAACACAATAACGAACCCGTCTTCAATAACTTTTCCAG AGCCACCGAGTTCGCTGACCCTCCTCCCAACCTGCCGTACGCCAGTTTTGAAGACAACTCTTTCTCGTACTCGTCAGTTCCGCTGCCGCCGCTCGCCTCCGGCTCCAAATGGTTCAATGAACTGCCACCCGAATTCTTCACGAACGTATACAG AAAGCCTAAGCCTATTGATCAAGAAGTATTACGAACAATGAAGATGCAGGGTCCGATAGGTTACGCGCCTAATCCAAGGACGCACAGACGTAATCag atgcCATACATAGAAGAAGATTTGCAAGACATCGAAAATCCAGGAGTAGATCGTCGTAACCCGCAGCAACCAATACCCAGATATTATTTgaag acgGAGTTACGTTTCGATCGAAATGGAGAAAATTGCgaacaagaaaatattaacgaaACTGGTCTGCCGGGCATACAGAGCACTGTGCCCAATTCATATTGCAATCCAATGTTACAG gttttatattacataccgCCGTTAAAAGCCACATTATTGGCTCACACTTGCGCCAAGGAGTTCTGTCTCAGCTGCGAATTAG GTTTTCTATTCCGTGCCCTGGACTCCTCCGGGGGCGCCGCGTGTCGCGCTACCAACTTCCTCCGAGCGTTCAGAACGGTGCCGGAGGCTGCGGCGCTCGGACTCATCCTGCCTGAACGCACCACGCCCAGGATAGATGTCGCCACCCTCGTTCAG AGTTGGAACCGTTTCATCTTACATCAAATGCACGCGGAGATACTGGAAACGCGGAGGAAGGAAAAGGAACTGGCGTATCTGACGCAGAGGATAAGATTAGTGAGACCCGGCAACAAGGCGGTGCAGAAGCTGTTGAACGGAGAAATAGACGAGTTCGAGTTGGACATGCAGTTCCTGGACCCCACGTTGGCTGAGAAGAAAGACTACGACGAGAACTGGCACAATGACACCA caTTTCTGAACCGTCCGCCTCAAGCGGAGTGTGAGGAGCTGTTAGAAGCTCCACAGACGCCCGACATAGAGGAACCCCCGCCTCCGATAGAGGACTCGGAGATATCACAACTGTTTGCGATCGCGAGGCAACAGATTAACCGATGCATGAAATGCAACAAGGAG GAAGAACGCGATACAGTAGTATTGGCATGCGCTCTGCAGTATAGCGCGGGGGTGGGGTTTTTAGAGCTAGTGAGCGCTTCGCTTGCCTCCCGGCGCGCCACGCCCGCCTGGTGTGAGACCTGCGCGCGGTTCACACCCACCACGCAGGTCGCTAGGATACTCAG ATTGCCACCCATACTCGCAATTAACTGTGGCGGAATGACAGCACAGGAAAAAGCATTCTGGTCGAGAGGTGGACAAAAATCAACG CCAGAAGTTATTAAAAGAGGGGGCAGTGGGAAGCCTTGTAGGTACGGGCTACACTGTGCAAGACCTGGCTGTAGATTTAAACACCCGGAGAG ACCTTCCGCGACCCCTCAGAGCAACGCTCAAGATAATGGCTGTATACTCCCACATCACCTGAACATTAGACTGCAACCGGACGGTGAAGTTGTCATAACAGATAAG GCCAACGCCACCACTGACTTGAAGTCCGACTTCAAGCGC
- the LOC116770137 gene encoding dynactin subunit 5: MELQDTYYNKSEYVETASGNKVSRQTVLCGSQNIVLHGKVIVQSEAIIRGDLANVKTGRFCIISKGSVIRPPFKKFSKGVAFFPLQMGDHVFIGENTVVNAAVVGSYVYIGKNVVIGRRCVLKDCCMIEDNSVLPAETIVPSFARYSGNPAKLITTLPEATPDLMTEFTKSYYQHFLPTTVS, translated from the exons ATGGAACTTCAAGATACTTATTACAACAAATCTGAATATGTTGAAACG GCATCTGGTAATAAAGTGAGCCGACAGACTGTTTTATGCGGCTCTCAGAATATTGTTTTGCATGGTAAAGTTATAGTTCAAAGTGAGGCAATTATAAGAGGTGACTTAGCTAATGTTAAGACCGGTAGGTTCTGTATAATAAGCAAGGGATCTGTGATCCGACCACCATTCAAGAAATTTAGTAAAGG TGTGGCGTTCTTCCCTCTACAAATGGGTGACCATGtttttattggtgaaaatACTGTGGTAAATGCAGCTGTTGTGGGATCTTATGTTTATATAGGGAAAAATGTTGTCATA GGTAGAAGATGTGTGTTAAAAGACTGTTGCATGATTGAAGATAATTCTGTTCTACCAGCGGAGACTATAGTGCCTTCCTTTGCAAGGTATTCTGGTAATCCAGCCAAGCTTATTACGACCTTACCAGAAGCTACTCCAGATTTGATGACAGAATTCACAAAGAGCTATTATCAGCATTTTTTACCTACTActgttagttaa
- the LOC116770101 gene encoding uncharacterized protein LOC116770101: protein MVLYELVGKCVSVSPGDRSAQNLVVRDESGPAMQVVYYEIDLLLPDLSLPCTVRVVGRMLSGSSRMQGFSVRVARADDVTALSRRTAVAMNQVEELIKKYGGST from the exons ATGGTGTTATATGAGCTAGTTG GTAAATGCGTTAGTGTAAGTCCAGGGGATCGAAGCGCCCAGAACTTGGTGGTGAGAGACGAAAGCGGTCCCGCGATGCAGGTGGTGTATTACGAAATCGACTTGTTACTGCCAGATTTGTCGCTGCCTTGTACTGTTAG GGTTGTCGGGCGCATGTTATCTGGCTCCAGCAGGATGCAGGGCTTCAGTGTTCGTGTCGCCAGGGCGGATGACGTCACAGCTCTGTCACGTCGCACCGCCGTCGCCATGAACCAGGTGGAAGAGTTGATCAAAAAGTATGGAGGaagtacttaa